The Streptomyces sp. RKAG293 genome includes a region encoding these proteins:
- a CDS encoding TOMM precursor leader peptide-binding protein, translating to MTASYEEVADTRPRIRRDVLFTETPSGVVFHNAHGGFNLSGRSAYRFASLIVPHLNGASRVEDICNGLGDKQRAMVAELVGALYGRGLARDVAPGSDGLDELPADVTRRFAPQIAYIDHYTGEAGGRFRRFRETRVAVLGQDDVARWCALSLVRNGVATVAVQAASGADDPFAGTMAEAAALAADGCPVDVVRLDGPAAPGWEGLAGYDIVVASAGPHTLTGLLEAGIPDGTRLLPAWMFGSQAVVGPVMAAGSAGCWACAALRLGANGQPGAAADVWSAACLGRDGESSGRQVSGPSAAMLGNLLGYEVFRLTTGALAAETEGRLVLQDLDSLDVATEPLLPHPACPYCRTSSDEPAAPAEPTAELTEPGLMADLAAGLMADGPRSDGDVAPEEDADGVLAELDARAGLVHPHAGVFGGYADDSWEQTPLKVGTVRIGVGHAGHREISAFDVHHVAGARLRALHRAAEVYTEHVVPQAHTLDGAALEAANEKWSLVAPASLDTAAGTGAAADQVRTWVRASSLTDARTALVPAGAVRTFGRYNQDRIFVPTSAGSGSGPSAAVAAARGLLSALAFHALTQALRARTPVTLVPAGTADDDRELVFLRRSAANLGLDAELLALGPVDGTAAVLLARAADPSTGRTWWAAAGGGTRRQAAVDALRDLLGQVQLARRSGDATPADTGDPLLGDLDAGTLGVTGEGSLTEAGPAADGVTLSAGLRARGLTALAVPTGSADLRTGGIHVVRILLVHGAIDAL from the coding sequence TCACCGAGACTCCCTCAGGAGTTGTCTTCCACAACGCCCACGGAGGATTCAACCTCAGTGGCAGATCGGCCTATCGATTCGCCTCCCTCATCGTTCCCCATCTCAATGGGGCGAGCCGGGTCGAGGACATCTGCAACGGTCTGGGCGACAAGCAGCGGGCCATGGTGGCCGAGCTGGTGGGAGCGCTGTACGGCCGGGGCCTCGCCCGCGACGTGGCGCCCGGCAGCGACGGCCTGGACGAACTGCCCGCGGACGTCACTCGGCGGTTCGCGCCGCAGATCGCGTACATCGACCACTACACGGGCGAGGCGGGCGGCAGGTTCCGGCGGTTCCGTGAGACGCGGGTGGCCGTGCTCGGCCAGGACGACGTCGCGCGCTGGTGCGCGCTGAGCCTGGTGCGCAACGGCGTCGCGACCGTCGCGGTGCAGGCGGCCTCCGGTGCCGACGACCCCTTCGCCGGGACGATGGCGGAGGCCGCGGCGCTCGCCGCGGACGGCTGCCCGGTGGACGTCGTCCGGCTCGACGGGCCGGCGGCGCCCGGCTGGGAGGGCCTGGCCGGGTACGACATCGTGGTGGCGAGCGCCGGACCGCACACCCTGACCGGTCTGCTGGAAGCGGGGATCCCGGACGGCACCCGGCTGCTCCCCGCGTGGATGTTCGGCAGCCAGGCCGTCGTCGGCCCCGTCATGGCGGCCGGTTCGGCCGGCTGCTGGGCCTGCGCCGCCCTGCGACTGGGAGCCAACGGGCAGCCCGGCGCCGCGGCCGACGTGTGGAGCGCCGCCTGCCTCGGCCGGGACGGAGAGTCCTCCGGACGCCAGGTGTCCGGTCCTTCGGCGGCGATGCTCGGGAACCTGCTGGGATACGAGGTGTTCCGGCTGACGACCGGCGCCCTGGCCGCCGAGACCGAAGGCCGGCTGGTCCTCCAGGACCTGGACTCGCTCGACGTCGCGACCGAGCCGCTGCTGCCGCACCCGGCCTGCCCGTACTGCCGGACCTCCTCCGACGAGCCGGCCGCTCCGGCGGAACCGACCGCGGAGCTCACGGAACCAGGACTGATGGCAGACCTGGCGGCCGGCCTCATGGCGGACGGACCCCGGTCCGACGGGGATGTCGCGCCGGAGGAGGACGCGGACGGCGTACTGGCGGAACTCGACGCCCGCGCGGGCCTGGTGCACCCCCACGCGGGAGTGTTCGGCGGCTACGCCGACGACAGCTGGGAGCAGACGCCGCTCAAGGTCGGCACCGTCCGCATCGGCGTCGGCCATGCCGGGCACCGGGAGATCTCGGCCTTCGACGTCCACCATGTCGCCGGGGCGCGGCTGCGGGCGCTGCACCGGGCCGCCGAGGTGTACACCGAGCACGTGGTCCCGCAGGCGCACACCCTGGACGGGGCCGCGCTGGAGGCCGCCAACGAGAAGTGGTCGCTGGTCGCCCCGGCCTCGCTCGACACCGCCGCCGGGACCGGCGCCGCCGCCGACCAGGTGCGCACCTGGGTACGGGCGAGCTCGCTCACCGATGCGCGGACCGCCCTCGTACCGGCCGGCGCCGTACGCACCTTCGGCCGGTACAACCAGGACCGGATCTTCGTGCCGACGTCCGCGGGATCCGGGTCAGGACCGTCCGCGGCGGTGGCCGCGGCCCGCGGGCTGCTGTCCGCGCTGGCCTTCCACGCGCTGACGCAGGCGCTGCGCGCACGGACCCCGGTGACCCTGGTACCGGCCGGCACAGCGGACGACGATCGCGAACTGGTCTTCCTCCGGCGCTCGGCCGCGAACCTGGGCCTGGACGCGGAACTGCTCGCGCTCGGTCCCGTCGACGGAACAGCCGCGGTGCTGCTCGCCCGCGCCGCTGATCCGAGTACCGGACGTACCTGGTGGGCGGCCGCCGGAGGCGGTACCCGGCGGCAGGCCGCCGTGGACGCGCTGCGCGATCTGCTCGGCCAGGTGCAGCTCGCCCGGCGGTCCGGTGACGCGACGCCCGCCGACACCGGCGATCCGCTGCTGGGCGATCTCGACGCCGGGACACTCGGCGTCACCGGGGAGGGCTCCCTGACGGAGGCCGGACCGGCGGCCGACGGCGTCACGCTCTCCGCGGGGCTGCGCGCCCGCGGTCTCACCGCACTCGCGGTACCCACCGGATCCGCCGATCTGCGGACCGGCGGAATCCATGTGGTCCGGATCCTCCTGGTGCACGGGGCGATAGATGCGCTCTGA